The following coding sequences are from one Neovison vison isolate M4711 chromosome X, ASM_NN_V1, whole genome shotgun sequence window:
- the CHST7 gene encoding carbohydrate sulfotransferase 7: protein MKGRRRRRREYCKFALLLVLYTLVLLLIPSVLDGGRDGDKGAGHCPGVQRSLGVWSLEAAAAGEREQGGEARPAEEGGNAGLSPGVPGNISGAVGEAVSREKQHIYVHATWRTGSSFLGELFNQHPDVFYLYEPMWHLWQALYPGDAESLQGALRDMLRSLFRCDFSVLRLYAPPGDPAALTPGAANLTTAALFRWRTNKVICSPPLCPGAPRARAEVGLVEDAACERSCPPVALRALEAECRKYPVVVIKDVRLLDLGVLVPLLRDPGLNLKVVQLFRDPRAVHNSRLKSRQGLLRESIQVLRTRQRGDRFHRVLLAHGVGARPGSQSRALPAAPRADFFLTGALEVICEAWLRDLLFARGAPAWLRRRYLRLRYEDLVRQPRTQLRRLLRFSGLRALAALDAFALNMTRGAAYGADRPFHLSARDAREAVHAWRERLSREQVRQVEAACAPAMRLLAYPRSGEEGDLEQPVDEESPPDTDADGAT, encoded by the coding sequence ATGaagggccggcggcggcggcgccgggaGTACTGCAAGTTCGCGCTGCTGTTGGTGCTGTACACGCTGGTGCTGCTGCTCATCCCCTCCGTGCTGGACGGCGGCCGCGACGGCGACAAGGGCGCTGGGCACTGCCCAGGCGTGCAGCGCAGCCTGGGAGTCTGGAgcctggaggcggcggcggcgggcgagCGCGAGCAGGGCGGGGAGGCGCGGCCGGCTGAGGAGGGCGGCAACGCGGGCCTGTCCCCCGGGGTTCCGGGCAACATCAGCGGCGCCGTCGGGGAGGCGGTGTCGCGCGAGAAGCAGCACATCTACGTGCATGCCACCTGGCGCACCGGCTCGTCGTTCCTGGGCGAGCTCTTTAACCAGCACCCGGACGTTTTCTACTTGTATGAGCCCATGTGGCATCTGTGGCAGGCGCTGTATCCGGGCGACGCCGAAAGCCTGCAGGGCGCGCTGCGCGACATGCTGCGCTCGCTCTTCCGCTGCGATTTCTCGGTGCTGCGGCTGTACGCGCCACCGGGGGACCCGGCCGCGCTCACCCCGGGCGCGGCCAATCTCACCACGGCCGCCCTCTTTCGCTGGCGGACCAACAAGGTCATCTGTTCGCCGCCGCTGTGCCCCGGCGCCCCCCGTGCCCGCGCTGAGGTCGGCCTCGTCGAGGATGCCGCCTGCGAGCGCAGCTGCCCGCCCGTGGCTCTGCGCGCCTTGGAGGCCGAGTGCCGCAAGTACCCGGTGGTGGTCATCAAGGACGTGCGCCTCCTCGACCTGGGCGTGCTGGTGCCTCTGCTGCGTGACCCCGGCCTCAATCTGAAGGTGGTGCAACTTTTCCGCGACCCGCGGGCCGTGCACAACTCGCGCCTCAAGTCCAGGCAGGGGCTGCTGCGCGAGAGCATCCAGGTGCTGCGCACCCGCCAGCGGGGCGACCGCTTCCACCGCGTGCTACTGGCGCACGGCGTGGGCGCTCGGCCCGGGAGCCAGTCCCGTGCCCTGCCCGCCGCGCCGCGCGCGGACTTCTTCCTGACCGGCGCGCTCGAGGTGATCTGCGAAGCCTGGCTGCGCGACCTGCTGTTCGCGCGCGGCGCACCCGCCTGGCTGCGGCGCCGCTACCTGAGGCTGCGCTACGAGGACCTGGTGCGGCAGCCGCGCACCCAGCTGCGCCGCCTGCTGCGCTTCTCCGGGCTGCGCGCGCTCGCCGCCCTCGACGCCTTTGCGCTCAACATGACGCGGGGCGCGGCCTACGGCGCCGACCGACCTTTCCACCTGTCCGCGAGGGACGCCCGCGAGGCCGTGCACGCCTGGCGCGAGCGCCTGAGCCGAGAGCAGGTTCGCCAGGTGGAGGCGGCCTGCGCTCCAGCCATGCGCCTGCTGGCCTACCCTCGCAGTGGAGAGGAGGGCGACCTGGAGCAACCCGTGGACGAGGAGAGCCCGCCTGACACCGACGCCGATGGCGCCACGTAG